One Bos indicus isolate NIAB-ARS_2022 breed Sahiwal x Tharparkar chromosome 22, NIAB-ARS_B.indTharparkar_mat_pri_1.0, whole genome shotgun sequence DNA window includes the following coding sequences:
- the PHF7 gene encoding PHD finger protein 7 isoform X2: MQTTEVLRRSAKTKRVTQRKRSSGPVCRLCLQEPGDPEKLGEFLQKDNLSVHYFCLILSSKLPQRGQSNRGFHGFLPEDIRKEAARASRKICFVCKRKGAAINCQKDQCARNFHLPCGLERGCLSQFFGEYKSFCGEHRPTQNIRRRNVGEESCILCCEDLSQISVENIQSPCCSQAIYHRKCIQKYAHTSAKHFFKCPQCNNREEFPQEMLRMGIHIPDRDAAWELEPGAFSELYQRYQHCDAPICLYERGRDSSEEEGKWRLILCATCGSHGTHRNCSSLRSNCKKWECMECAPAAKVIEYTLENSGDIPCCSSTFLSRGHFYRDTGLEENPGPSWTNWPGSSLLENPESSGPRRSQSWGSKGVTISKSCKKSE; this comes from the exons ATGCAAACAACTGAAGttttaag AAGATCTGCCAAGACAAAGAGGGTAACCCAGAGGAAGCGTTCTTCAGGGCCTG TTTGCCGGCTATGCCTTCAAGAACCTGGGGATCCCGAAAAATTAGGGGAATTTCTTCAGAAGGACAATCTCAGTGTGCATTATTTCTGTCTT ATCCTATCTAGCAAGCTGCCTCAGAGGGGCCAATCCAACAGAGGTTTCCATGGATTCCTACCTGAAGACATCAGAAAGGAGGCAGCCCGGGCCTCTAGGAAG ATCTGCTTTGTGTGCAAGAGAAAGGGAGCTGCCATCAACTGCCAGAAGGACCAATGTGCCAGAAACTTCCATCTTCCTTGTGGCCTAGAAAGGGGTTGCCTTTCACAATTTTTTGGAGAGTACAA ATCATTTTGTGGGGAACATCGCCCTACACAGAACATCCGACGCAGGAACGTGGGGGAGGAAAGCTGTATCTTGTGTTGTGAAGACTTATCCCAAATAAGTGTTGAAAACATCCAGAGCCCATGCTGTAGCCAAGCCATCTACCACCGGAAGTGCATACAG AAATATGCTCACACATCAGCAAAGCATTTCTTCAAATGTCCACAGTGCAACAATCGAGAAGAGTTTCCTCAAGAAATGCTAAGAATGGGAATTCATATTCCAGACAG AGATGCTGCCTGGGAACTCGAGCCAGGGGCTTTCTCAGAGTTGTATCAGCGCTATCAGCATTGTGATGCCCCCATCTGTCTGTATGAACGAGGCAGAGACAGCTCTGAGGAAGAAGG GAAGTGGCGCCTCATTCTGTGCGCTACATGCGGATCCCATGGAACCCATAGGAACTGCTCCTCTCTCAGATCCAACTGTAAGAAATGGGAGTGCATGGAGTGTGCGCCTGCTGCCAAAGTCATAG AGTACACACTTGAAAACTCAGGTGACATCCCCTGTTGCAGCAGCACCTTCCTCTCCAGGGGACATTTCTACAGAGACACCGGGCTGGAAGAGAATCCGGGCCCTTCTTGGACCAACTGGCCAGGATCTTCCTTATTAGAAAACCCAGAGTCCTCTGGTCCCAGGAGGAGCCAATCCTGGGGATCTAAGGGTGTCACAATCTCTAAGAGCTGCAAAAAATCCGAGTAA
- the PHF7 gene encoding PHD finger protein 7 isoform X1 gives MKSIKEKKKEYQRLRRSAKTKRVTQRKRSSGPVCRLCLQEPGDPEKLGEFLQKDNLSVHYFCLILSSKLPQRGQSNRGFHGFLPEDIRKEAARASRKICFVCKRKGAAINCQKDQCARNFHLPCGLERGCLSQFFGEYKSFCGEHRPTQNIRRRNVGEESCILCCEDLSQISVENIQSPCCSQAIYHRKCIQKYAHTSAKHFFKCPQCNNREEFPQEMLRMGIHIPDRDAAWELEPGAFSELYQRYQHCDAPICLYERGRDSSEEEGKWRLILCATCGSHGTHRNCSSLRSNCKKWECMECAPAAKVIEYTLENSGDIPCCSSTFLSRGHFYRDTGLEENPGPSWTNWPGSSLLENPESSGPRRSQSWGSKGVTISKSCKKSE, from the exons ATGAAgtctataaaagaaaagaagaaggaatatCAAAGATTGAG AAGATCTGCCAAGACAAAGAGGGTAACCCAGAGGAAGCGTTCTTCAGGGCCTG TTTGCCGGCTATGCCTTCAAGAACCTGGGGATCCCGAAAAATTAGGGGAATTTCTTCAGAAGGACAATCTCAGTGTGCATTATTTCTGTCTT ATCCTATCTAGCAAGCTGCCTCAGAGGGGCCAATCCAACAGAGGTTTCCATGGATTCCTACCTGAAGACATCAGAAAGGAGGCAGCCCGGGCCTCTAGGAAG ATCTGCTTTGTGTGCAAGAGAAAGGGAGCTGCCATCAACTGCCAGAAGGACCAATGTGCCAGAAACTTCCATCTTCCTTGTGGCCTAGAAAGGGGTTGCCTTTCACAATTTTTTGGAGAGTACAA ATCATTTTGTGGGGAACATCGCCCTACACAGAACATCCGACGCAGGAACGTGGGGGAGGAAAGCTGTATCTTGTGTTGTGAAGACTTATCCCAAATAAGTGTTGAAAACATCCAGAGCCCATGCTGTAGCCAAGCCATCTACCACCGGAAGTGCATACAG AAATATGCTCACACATCAGCAAAGCATTTCTTCAAATGTCCACAGTGCAACAATCGAGAAGAGTTTCCTCAAGAAATGCTAAGAATGGGAATTCATATTCCAGACAG AGATGCTGCCTGGGAACTCGAGCCAGGGGCTTTCTCAGAGTTGTATCAGCGCTATCAGCATTGTGATGCCCCCATCTGTCTGTATGAACGAGGCAGAGACAGCTCTGAGGAAGAAGG GAAGTGGCGCCTCATTCTGTGCGCTACATGCGGATCCCATGGAACCCATAGGAACTGCTCCTCTCTCAGATCCAACTGTAAGAAATGGGAGTGCATGGAGTGTGCGCCTGCTGCCAAAGTCATAG AGTACACACTTGAAAACTCAGGTGACATCCCCTGTTGCAGCAGCACCTTCCTCTCCAGGGGACATTTCTACAGAGACACCGGGCTGGAAGAGAATCCGGGCCCTTCTTGGACCAACTGGCCAGGATCTTCCTTATTAGAAAACCCAGAGTCCTCTGGTCCCAGGAGGAGCCAATCCTGGGGATCTAAGGGTGTCACAATCTCTAAGAGCTGCAAAAAATCCGAGTAA